Below is a window of Coregonus clupeaformis isolate EN_2021a chromosome 15, ASM2061545v1, whole genome shotgun sequence DNA.
TGGTGGTTGGGGTAGTTTTCTCTATCCTCTGTGTCATCGTCCAGACCCAGAAGCCCAAGGTTTCTCTGCTAGGACAGATCCATGACACTGTCCACTACGAGGATATGGAGGAGTATGAAAACCTCATGTCCCTCCCTAAAGTGAAGATCTTCCGCTTCCAGGCCCCGCTGTACTATGCAAACAAGGACTTCTTCCTGAAGTCGCTGTACAAGGCCGTTGGCGTGGAACCCTTCCTGGAGATGACCAGGAGGAGGGAAGCAGAGAAAAAAGCAGAGAAAATGGCAGCGAAGGAAGCCAGGAGAGCCGACAAGACTAATGGAGAGGTGAATGTAGGGCTGGTGTCCAGAGAACTTGATTTCCACACTATCATCTTAGACTGCTCTGCCATGCCCTTCGTAGACTCAACAGGGATGCAAACCTTTAAAGGGATCATTAAAGACTATAAGGAGTTGGGTGTCACAGTGCTGCTAGCAAGCTGTAACACCACGGTCATAGATTCTCTCAGACAAGGCTCTTTCTTTGGGAAGGCTGACAAAGACATGGAAAGCTTGTCATTCTATACTGTACATGCGGCAGTTCAATTTGCCAATGAAAGGGTAACATCTAGATCTATTGGTGACTCAGTGGTATAGACCAGAGccatatacactgctaaaaaaaataaagggaacactaaaataacacatcctagatctgaatgaatgaaataatcttattaaatacttttttctttacatagttgaatgtgctgacaacaaaatcacacaaaaagtatcaatggaaatcaaaatgtatcaacccatggaggtctggatttggagtcaccctcaaaattaaagtggaaaaccacaatacaggctgatccaactttgatgtaaaacaagtcaaaatgaggctcagtagtgtgtgtggcctacacgtgcctgtatgacctccctacaacgcctgggcatgctcctgatgaggtggcggatggtctcctgagggatctcctcccagacctggactaaagcatccgccaactcctagacagtctgtggtgcaacgtggcgttggtggttggagtgagacatgatgtcccagatgtgctcaattggattcaggtctggggaacgggcgggccagtccatagcatcaatgccttcctcttgcaggaactgctgacacactccagccacatgaggtctagcattgtcttgcattaggaggaacccagggccaaccgcaccagcatatggtctcacaaggggtctgaggatctcatctcggtacctaatggcagtcaggctacctctggcgagcacatggagggctgtgcggccccccaaagaaataccaccccacaccatgacagacccaccgccaaaccggtcatgctggaggatgttgcaggcagcagaacgttctccatggcgtctccagactctgtcacgtctgtcacatgtgctcagtgtgaacctgctttcatctgtgaagagcacagggcgccagtggcgaatttgccaatcttggtgttctctggcaaatgccaaacgtcctgcacggtgttgggctgtaagcacaacccccacctgtggacgtcgggccctcataccaccctcatggagtctgtttctgattgagcagacacatgcacatttgtggcctgctggaggtcattttgcagggctctggtagtgctcctcctgctcctccttgcacaaaggcagaggtagcagtcctgctgctgggttgttgccctcctacggcctcctccacgtctcctgatgtactggcctgtctcctggtagcgcctccatgctctggacactacgctgacagacacagcaaaccttcttgccacagctcgcattgatgtgccatcctggatgaactgcactacctgagccacttgtgtgggttgtagactccgtctcatgctaccactagagtgaaagcaccggcagcattcaaaagtgaccaaaacatcagccaggaagcataggaactgagaagtggtctgtggtcaccacctgcaaaaccagtcctttattgggggtgtcttgctaattgcctataattgccacctgttgtctattccatttgcacaacagcatgtgaaatatattgtcaatcagtgttgcttcctaagtggacagtttgatttcacagaagtgtgattgacttggagttacattgtgttgtttaagtgttccctttattttttttagcagtgtatatccAAATAAATGGATATGTAAATAAATGGCTCTGGTCAGGGGTGGATTGGCCTACTGgaaattctggcaaatgccagatagGCTGGACCATTTTTTAGTTGGGTGGCTCGGTCGAAATTGACACAcccaaacatttttttaaatataaatataaaacaaTGAAAAAGGTGACATGGACGGTGTCCCATGGGCctggtagccctttacactcacaGTCCCTGTCATCCCCTACACGGGTTGGAAATGACAGATTTGGTCACTGgtaagcgcctaaattggaacgcagtggctgtacagtaacatgctatacattacATCAGAGCTCAGGCTCTTCACTTTACAACACTATATGGGATTCAACTGACAGTCGATCTAAACATGTACCACGCACAACAAAAAgatgcccccatccctccatgTTATATTTGAATAATAAGACTAGCAAGCATTTGTACAGTGATGAACATGTGTCAGTGATAATGTTAATGCACTGGATGTTTTATAGGGGATTTATGATTGACCATCCAATTACTAAACAAGGGAGAATCAATCTATTTTATGTTTCATTTTGAGTTTGGCTAGGACAGACTCCCcataacatatacagtggggaaaaaaagtatttagtcagccaccaattgtgcaagttctcccacttaaaaagataagagaggccagtaattttcatcataggtacacgtcaactatgacagacaaaatgagaaaaaaaaatccagaaaatcacattgtaggatttttaatgaatttatttgcaaattatggtggaaaataagtatttggtcaataacaaaagtttctcaatactttgttatataccctttgttggcaatgacacaggtcaaacgttttctgtatgtcttcacaaggttttcacacactgttgctggtattttggcccattcctccatgcagatctcctctagagcagtgatgttttggggctgtcgctgggcaacacagactttcaactccctccaaatattttctatggggttgagatctggagactggctaggccactccaggaccttgaaatgcttcttatgaagccactccttcgttgcccgggcggtgtgtttgggatcattgtcatgctgaaagacccagccacatttcatcttcaatgcccttgctgatggaaggaggttttcactcaaaatttcacgatacatggccccattcattctttcctttacacggatcagtcgtcctggtccctttgcagaaaaacagccccaaagcatgatgtttccacccccatgcttcacagtaggtatggtgttatttggatgcaactcagcattctttgtcctccaaacacgacgagttgagtttttaccaaaaagttatattttggtttaatctgaccatatgacattctcccaatcctcttctggatcatccaaatgcactctagcaaacttcagacggacctggacatgtactggcttaagcagggggacacgtctgcactgcaggatttgagtccctggcagcgtagtgtgttactgatggtaggctttgttactttggtgccagctctctgcaggtcattcactaggtccccccgtgtggttctgggatttttgctcaccgttcttgtgatcattttgaccccacggggtgagatcttgcgtggagccccagatcgagggagatgatcagtggtcttgtatgtattccatttcctaataattgctcccacagttgatttcttcaaaccaagctgcttacctattgcagattcagtcttcccagcctggtgcaggtctacaattttgtttctggtgtccgttgacagctctttggacttggccatagtggagtttggagtgtgactgtttgaggttgtggacaggtgtcttttatactgataacacgttcaaacaggtgccattaatacaggcaatgagtggaggacagaggagcctcttaaagaagaagttacaggtctgtgagagccagaaatcttgcttgtttgtaggtgaccaaatacttattttccaccataatttgcaaataaattcataaaaaatcctacaatgtgattttctggattttttttcctcaatttgtctgtcatagttgacgtgtacctatgatgaaaattacaggcctctctcatctttttaagtgggagaacttgcacaattggtggctgactaaatactttttttccccactgtacatgtcgaCTTCACCATTTATTTTCTAACACACAACCTCCAGTTTCTATTCCAATATTGCACCGTTATCTAAAGATTTTCAATATAAGTTGATGTTTCAGATTAACTTTAAAAGTTTGGAATCTTATCAAATAATTATTTAAATCTtcttaaaattgtattttatattACTTTGTAGAGTCGTGGGTGCTTGAATGTGTTTATATACTGTGCATCTGTGTTATCAATAGAAACAACAATTTTGTATAAAGTATCAGTAAATTCATGGTTTAATAAACTACTACAATACTAGCTATGTATAATTTAAATGACTAATGATTTGGAGACTACGACGTTATAATGAATGTTAGTCCTTTTCAGTTGCCAATTCACTTGACAGACAGTGTGTCAATGATTAACTGGAAAATAACAGAATGCAACATTGGAACACATCCTCTGTGCTCAACCTTTACAGGCCTACTACTGTTCGGTCATTTCACAATTTGCTGTCAGTATGACAGAAAGAATCGTTAACTTTGGACATTGGCATGCATCATGCTGACTTTTCATATTGCAGGTTCAAACATCTCATCAGAGTACTACAGACATTGAGCTGTCCTGACTCATTATTCAACATTATTGAATGCACAGACTGTGTATCCATCTAATCAGCAATAGCTACCAACAAATAACATTGATATGGCGTGTGACGTACATTTTATACAAATATTTTGACTTTGTATAGTACTGAAGTGAAAATGCAATGTAGCCTACTGTCCACTTGATGGAGGCAGAAAGCCTCCTGACCAAAGTGAGAAAGTGGGCGTGTCATTGGTGAGTGAATAGCCAATCACAGCCCTTCTTGAACAAGGAACCCATTTTTGAATTTTTATCACAAACAGCAGAAACGGTACTGCTTCGGCACCGCTGAGTTGACATTTCAAACCAGCCAGCCATCTATACGTCTTTTTGTATAAaaaaagttatattcttcaatagCTACCTATTTTTCCTTCATTGTTTTCGGAGAAGCTATGTCCAGTCGGAGGAGGTACGTTCAAGTTGACTTGCTAAAGTATGCTAACGTTAGTACAGTACATAGACTCAGTTAGCTGCATCAATGAGTTTGGTTGAATAAAATGAGAAGTTGCTTCCACAATACAAATAGCTAATGGCATTGCAGCATTGCCGAGATAGGGGAAATGTTCAAACCTTTGCTAGCTAACAGAGGACTAACGCTAATTTTTGATACTGTTTTACTAACTAGCCAGCTGTGTGTGTAAGCGCTGGTCCAGGGCGTTACGTGCggcataatataaataatatgccatttagcagacgcttttatccaaagcgactaacagtcatgtgcgcatacatttttacgtatgggtggtcccggggatcgaaccctctaccctggcgttacaagcgccatgctctaccaattgagctacagaggaccacatgagcGTTCTTCTacgccagggttcttcaattccggtcctggaggtcCTAAACACttcagttttttatttctacctggtagttaattgcactcacctggtgtcccaggtctgaattagcccctgattagaaggagaggatgaaaaacagaggtgtttcggccctccaggaccggaattgaagaaccctgttctaCGCTCTTCATCTTTACATTCATCCCTAGATGGATTTCCCCCGTAATATTGACACACTTCCATTACTCACCAAAATAAAGATGCTACTGTAACTGTTGTTGACGAACCTTTCTCTGCCAGAACCGCCAGACTAGTTATGTCTGGCCCATCCGTCGTAGTGCAGATCCAACGCATGCGcttggaccagagctagtctGGCGGTAAACAAAGTGTTCAAAATACCAAGTTATATGTTTGATAACTAGCTACCTAGCCAGCTTAAGTTACCAAATGTGATTGTCTTGTCACTCATCTCTGCAGTGAAGCCCTGGCTTTCTCGCTAGTGACGGGTATAAACCATGCCATGGCCAGGCTGGTGGACATCTGGGACAGCATAGGCATTATGGAGGAGCAGAGGGTGGAGCGAATGGAGACTGTGAAGAAACACATTGAGGTGAGGCTTTAGAAAACAGTATATTCAGATGAACTGAATGTTACCGAAGCCTCGTCAAATAGTTAATTAACCAACTATGACATTCCTTTCCTAAAGGGCCTTTTGAATGACATGATCATAGAGGAGGAAGCCTTGAAGCACCGCATCCGGGCCAATATAATCACTTTTAAAAAACAGCTGGAGACCTTGTGCCTGGAAATGTCAACGGAACCATACAAAGTAAGTGATACTTTAAGGCTTTTAATAATCAACAACATTGTTAGCTGCTTCCTCTGCTTGACTCCTTCCCTTCCTTTGTACTGACCTCCTTTCTCCATCTTGTCCACCTGTCAGTTGGAGGAGGGCCTGACAGTCCTCCAGATCGAGAAGAACCTCCGTCTGCGTGTGGACGTTCTGACCAAGGAGAAGGGGGAGCGTTTGAAGGAGCTACACGGACTGCAGCAGCAGGATAAGGAACTGTGTGTGGAGCTGTGCATCACGCCCTATTACATCCCCACTGGCAGCATGCCATCTCGCACACAGCTGCAGGAGCTCCGGGAGCACATCCAGACCCTCAGCGAGGAAAAGGTATTGTAATGGCTGCAGGCCAGGGGGAAGATTTGGGTTTAGTATGAATGTCATGTTGAATCTCCTATTGTCTTTAGAAAGCAACATTATTATTCAAAATGTCACTTTATGTCTCAACTGCTCATTACTGGTATATTTGAAAACATCTAACCTCTTGTCCTGTAGAAGAGTCGTGCACAGGTGTTCTCAGGTCTGCGTGAGGACATCAGGAAGTTGATGGAGGAGATGGGTCATGAACCAGAGACTAGCCTGGAGAAAGAGTCTGTGTGCCACGACGAGGAGACATTCCTGCTCACTAATGAAAACATCAAAGCCCTCAAACTGCTGCTCTCCCAGGTACTGAAAATAATCTAGCCACACTACTAAtgattacttaaaaattatattGAATCTAGTGTGACTTCTAGGTCTGGGCCAATAGTATTTGTATCATTTTGTGTAGATGGAAGTCAAGAAGGAATCCCTGACGAATACTCTAGCTGAGCTGAAAGAACGAGCCATGTGCCTGTGGAATCGTCTGGAAGCGCTGGAGCAAGACCACAATGTGTTCCAAGAGAGTGTGCAGGGTACCCTTTCTGACCAAATCACACAGGTTGGAACTCACTCCTTCTTCATACCTCTACTTCACCACTGTGTTGGACAAAGCTTCACCTGCATACCACACACAGCTGTTCAaaacagtaaacattgcacttTGACTATAATGTTGCCTCAGACTTAGCTAACAAGGGAACAGAACAGAGATGGTGCTAGTACGCCACAGTGTTTGAGACAGTCCTGTACCCGGGTAGTGTTCATTAGGGAACACCGAAAACAAAAATGTGGGTTTCTTATAGTAACTCCTCCTTATCACTGTTTTTGAGCATTGCTTTCCTTTTTCTTCTTACTGAACCTGACCATGTTGTCCCGTCCAGTGGCAGGGAGAGGTGGACCGTCTGACAGAACTGCAGAAGGCCAGGCTGGAGGATGTGATTGAAAATGTCCGACAGGAACTAGTGGCCAGCTGGGACAAGTGCAACCTGGGCCCTGAGCAGAGGGAACCCTTCAACGTCCACTTCTGTGACAGTGAGTAGAACAACACTATGAAATCTCACgctcacacacaaaacacacatacatactgatCGAACCAATCCGTCTTTCCCTAGATAACTTCACAGAGGAGTTGTTGGCGCTGCATGATGCTGCGCTATTGAAGGTGAAGAATTATTACGACCAGGTAAAGCCCTTACTGGAGGCCCTGCAGAAATGGGAGAAGTACTGGGCCGTCTTCCAGGACTTTGAGGTACTGCTTGTATTTGCGGTCAAGTTATGTTTGTGAAATAAATTGCAACGTTTTGTAAAATTGTGCATGTAATCAAGGGCTGTCCGCGACccaaaaaaatcttggtcgatGGAGAGTTGActtttctttcgaccaatcgattggttgaaatGTTAAAAGGTGTATTTTTCCCTATATagacaccctatgtgttttaatgaaATCAACTAGCCTATATGTAGGCTAATGAGCTTGTCTTATGCTTTAAGCACAGTGATTAAATAATGAAGACACACATGAgttgagggagccagagatcaagatagcctaaccagaagagagagaaaaaagggttcacgaccctcctcctcccccttgcTGCTGGCCTTCGCAGATTCTGTCGTTaagctcctgaagttgccggtaataggctacaccagcagttggcaaccttttccatttggagtgccaatttatcttagcatttctaccgatctgcgtgccagttatgattttcatatgcacattttcgtggaacagtttaatttaatttataacaAAGTCTTCGTATCTCAATCAttatgtggttaatcaaaattctaaaagtaacttctattgcaaTTGCCAACTATGTAGACGTAAAATAGCCTACATGAAGACAACAAAtgaaaacattgcagcctgcaggtagatcCCCAAATAGGCCTACGTTTGCGTGCAGGCCAGGTAGTCTAGGCCTACTTCTATACATAATCCAGTGTGCGTCCTtaatcaacattgacaggagagctacaaacaaaagacaatgaataaatGGACAACTTGTAAATGGTATGAATtaaaccaaaacttgttcctCATAAGCGTAGCCTAGGTTGTGCGGTccgcaaacaatgtgtccactccgacaatgagaacggtaaaagactgtaataataatatattgaatgcattaacagaaattaccttAACCAAACAAACGTTGTAGATTcgaacggtaaatgtactactggtgtgccatccccgcggcctccgcaatggattagtccactgagacaggcatgAATCAGACGGTTGTCTCGTGTACCAtacataaaaaaattatatacagtaccagtcaaaagtttggacacacctactcattcaagggttttctctatttttactgttttcttcattgtagaaaaatagtgaagacatcaaaactataaaaaataacacacatggaatcatgtagtaac
It encodes the following:
- the LOC121583231 gene encoding protein regulator of cytokinesis 1 isoform X1; protein product: MSSRRSEALAFSLVTGINHAMARLVDIWDSIGIMEEQRVERMETVKKHIEGLLNDMIIEEEALKHRIRANIITFKKQLETLCLEMSTEPYKLEEGLTVLQIEKNLRLRVDVLTKEKGERLKELHGLQQQDKELCVELCITPYYIPTGSMPSRTQLQELREHIQTLSEEKKSRAQVFSGLREDIRKLMEEMGHEPETSLEKESVCHDEETFLLTNENIKALKLLLSQMEVKKESLTNTLAELKERAMCLWNRLEALEQDHNVFQESVQGTLSDQITQWQGEVDRLTELQKARLEDVIENVRQELVASWDKCNLGPEQREPFNVHFCDNNFTEELLALHDAALLKVKNYYDQVKPLLEALQKWEKYWAVFQDFEKKANDPNRFSNRGGALLKEAKEKVKIQKMLPKLEEVLRTGVEVWEKDQGSAFLVQGQRVMTYISSQWEEHKQQRGKEKSERAALQTSKKGEMTTLFKTPTKRAHGGINGPTPNKIRKQTPSQLTRVRSSSTFISMPSRKPPLSQVQMQKTRSLESSSSQRTPLLEYNSTERKQPVDISYSDFTSALSNKTSDAVFNSTAKDPTF
- the LOC121583231 gene encoding protein regulator of cytokinesis 1 isoform X2 yields the protein MSSRRSEALAFSLVTGINHAMARLVDIWDSIGIMEEQRVERMETVKKHIEGLLNDMIIEEEALKHRIRANIITFKKQLETLCLEMSTEPYKLEEGLTVLQIEKNLRLRVDVLTKEKGERLKELHGLQQQDKELCVELCITPYYIPTGSMPSRTQLQELREHIQTLSEEKKSRAQVFSGLREDIRKLMEEMGHEPETSLEKESVCHDEETFLLTNENIKALKLLLSQMEVKKESLTNTLAELKERAMCLWNRLEALEQDHNVFQESVQGTLSDQITQWQGEVDRLTELQKARLEDVIENVRQELVASWDKCNLGPEQREPFNVHFCDNNFTEELLALHDAALLKVKNYYDQVKPLLEALQKWEKYWAVFQDFEKKANDPNRFSNRGGALLKEAKEKVKIQKMLPKLEEVLRTGVEVWEKDQGSAFLVQGQRVMTYISSQWEEHKQQRGKEKSERAALQTSKKGEMTTLFKTPTKRAHGGINGPTPNKIRKTPSQLTRVRSSSTFISMPSRKPPLSQVQMQKTRSLESSSSQRTPLLEYNSTERKQPVDISYSDFTSALSNKTSDAVFNSTAKDPTF